The Candidatus Eisenbacteria bacterium DNA window GGCCTCGGCGCTGAAGCCCCCGCCCTGCCGGGACGCGCGCTACGCCGTCAGCGGCGCGCCGGTCGGCATCGACCCGACGACCGACACGGTCGACGTGGGCACGCGCATCGGTCTGGGCGACGTGTGCCCGCTCGTCGCGCCGACCCGCATCCGGGCGAGCCGCTCGGGTGTGACTTCGGTGCGCGCGCGCTGGGAGAGCTGTCCCGGCTTCGCGGGCCCGGTCCGGTTCCGGGCCAAGATCGTCGACGGCTGCTCCCGCCTCTCGGGCGTGGTGACCGCGCGCGGCTATCGGCGCGCGGTCGACGCCACGGTCGCCGACTGCGG harbors:
- a CDS encoding alpha-L-fucosidase, whose protein sequence is MRCWRLPSLLLIVATVGTASALKPPPCRDARYAVSGAPVGIDPTTDTVDVGTRIGLGDVCPLVAPTRIRASRSGVTSVRARWESCPGFAGPVRFRAKIVDGCSRLSGVVTARGYRRAVDATVADCGDGILDATTPAIPYTADRASLDTHPLPRWFDDAKFGIMIHWGIFTIPAWAELTIDP